A stretch of DNA from Juglans microcarpa x Juglans regia isolate MS1-56 chromosome 5D, Jm3101_v1.0, whole genome shotgun sequence:
tatttaatataaaataacaaggACAAAGACAAAGTCAGGGGTCCGACAATTCGATAAGGTGGACCACAGAGGGAGTCGCACAAACCGCCCAAACCAATCAGATAGCTATTTGCTCAATTTATTAATATGCAATACAATTCACGAATAAAACTAGTAAAAGAAGGATAGAAATATCTTGGGCGCGGACCGGCCGCGAAATGGTCCTCAGCCACACAAATCTTTAATCTACTTATTTTAATAGGTCTTAATGATTTTTATCAGCCTTGGAAGTAAAGACAGTGGGGGAGGCTGAATGATTGTGATttgtaatcaattttttttttaagcaattaaAATTCCTTATCAATATCACGTCAAGGACATTACCCACCACCCATAAGTCTTCCTCTTTACCAAAATAAAGTGCTGTCTATCGTATGGGGGCGCATTAGcctatttcaacttttcaagtGTCGCTTAACGTTTGTTGCCGTAGGGTATTTAACagaagatataaaaatatgttcGAAAAAAGGTATATAAATATGTTCCTGGAAGGGCGATTAGGCAAGTTGCCTTGGGAACCTCGAAGAGCAAATTAAAACATCGTTTTTATCATCTCCCTCCGTCACTCCCACTAGAATGACAAGAGTATACCCCAGCAACGTAGCCGAGAGGCTCgaaaccaccaccacctcatCGTCTCCCGCCAGAAGCAACGACAGCGCGGCAATTCTAACGGTTTGGAAGAAGTCTCTACTGTTCAACTGTAATGGATTTACGGTATTTGACGGCAAGGGAAATCTGGTTTTTAGAGTAGATAACTATGTGGCAGGTAATAAGGGCGAGATCGTTCTCATGGATGCTACCGGCAAACCCATGCTTACCATCCGCCGCAAGGcatgtatctctctctctctctctctctctctcaacagtAACTGATTGGATCTTGGCTGATcggatatatttatatatatgatgtgtaTGATCATCAGATCAGGTTGAGCCTAGGAGACAACTGGCTGGTGTATGATGGAGAGTCGGCAGTCAATCCTCTATTTCTGGCAAGGAAGAACGTGAATATCCTCAACACTAGGTACTTGGCTAGCGTCAGTTTAGGAACTGGTGGGAGTGGCTCATCATCATTGTCCTCGTTATCGAGCAGCGGCGACGGCAAGAACGTGCTTTATGAGATCGAGGGTTGTTTTGCACAAAGATGCTGCGTGGTGTTGGACAAAAAGAGGAGACGGGTAGCGGAGATCAAGCCGAAGGAGCCAGTGGGAGAAGTAGCCTTTGGACTGGATGTGTTCCGCCTTATCGTACAGCCCGAAATCGACGCACCGCTCGCTATGGCACTTGTCATCATTCTCGATCAGATGTTCGGATCTTCTAGACGCCTAATGTCCAAATAATTACCGTGCTATCGATCTCCCTGGCTCGCTCACTTCCTCGTTAACTAATCATATATTCCACCGCAACGGATTGGATCGACGAAGAACATTCTTTCCCCAATCAAACCGATCGATCATCCTTCACCATCACTTGTACGTACTAACTGTTACCCTCACCAACCGCTCTACCGCAGCACCATCTCCACCTCATGTAAGCCCCGTTTTTCGTGTTGCTCTTTTTCCCCCCCTTCTCTCTTTGTTGCATGGATATAATACATCTTCCCAGCCCCTTCTTTGCCTTTTTGGGTTATCTCCCACTTTCCCTGAAGAAACTCCTTTTCTtcctttaattttgtttttctttaaaataatcgTAGGAGCTtggtttttccttttatatatacaaaaaaaaaaaaaaaaaaaaaatgccccaAGTGGGATCATGTGCCGCAGATTCTGGAAACGTAGGAGCTTTGTGATTATTTCTCTTCATGTCAATTTCTGTCTGGATCAAAGTCTTGGAATTATATGCGAACCGGTTGTTAATTGGAAATTTCATcagtgttatttattttttatttttttatcaaacatcAGTGTTATTTTAAGACTGTGTTTGTATGTTGAGATGAACTTATCTGAGtttagttatttataaatagtagtgagttgagtagtgaaggGAATTATGTAAGGCTCATCTAAACTGACTTTAAAACTAGTACTGTGTtcgaatattaagatgagtttgatactttttataagaaattgaaaaaggttgtgggtcccacatataaatatgttttaagttgaaaaaagttgtagatcCCAGTGTAAAAAGTTTtcagttgagatgagtttattaatttgagaattgagtgtttggatgttaaactcaaCTTATAGTTAGACTGTACTTAGTTGAGCTCAGCTGAGTTTGAAAACCAAACGCAACCTGTCTTAACGATCTAGATAAACTCACAATCTCAAAGTTCAACTCATTTCCAAAACATGAGAAGAGACCCCATCAATTAGGCATCATGAGGGTTTTTCTACGCTAATTCATAGAGGTCGGGTGTCATTTGTGAACTGATTTTGTACCCTTAATTTGACagccatatatattttattttattttagttttcttaatgattaagaaagttaCTACTGATAAATgtgtgtatttcttttaaatattgaattgtgCTTAAACATACtcgaaagaaaaagaaaaaaattcaattgcATTAGGGGCACGCCCAACAATATATGTTGGGCGGCCCCTAgcattatgaaaaattctattcataaggCATATCCAACTGCTTCAAAGTCATAAGCTGCTCCTTCTTCGGTGGCTGCTGCTGCTTCGGATCTAGAATCGGGCCCTTACTTTATAGGGCTCGGACGTGAATATGGATTTGGCTTCTAGCTCAGCAACGACTCTGGCTTCGGATGTTAAAGCCTGCGAAGGACACTTCGACAGTGCAATTGTTCTTTCCAAGATCTTTCCAAGAtgaccacacaccacactttttttttttctcttaccaaatgtgtgatatatggaAGATGAGTAggagaattcaattagtttaagaagaataaaaccaaaaaaattaaaaaaaaaagtgtggtgtgtggtgtgtgaggatTATGAGTAGCAAAGCTCAAAATGAATAAATCCCAAAAGAAGGGTTGACAAAGGATAATGGAACTTGTTTGCATTGGCTTCACCAATATTCTTGGGGTACAACAACTGAATaagcaattaattaatattagatatagtcatAGATTGTGTAAGCGTTGCGTGCACACTCCGGTCgagtccaccattaaaaa
This window harbors:
- the LOC121266224 gene encoding protein LURP-one-related 8, yielding MTRVYPSNVAERLETTTTSSSPARSNDSAAILTVWKKSLLFNCNGFTVFDGKGNLVFRVDNYVAGNKGEIVLMDATGKPMLTIRRKIRLSLGDNWLVYDGESAVNPLFLARKNVNILNTRYLASVSLGTGGSGSSSLSSLSSSGDGKNVLYEIEGCFAQRCCVVLDKKRRRVAEIKPKEPVGEVAFGLDVFRLIVQPEIDAPLAMALVIILDQMFGSSRRLMSK